CGCAGCGCGAGGTGGTGGGGGCCACCGAGACCCACCAGCCCGATCCGCTGCGATGGCGGATCCTCGGGGTGACGCTGCTCGTCGGGTTCATGTCGCTGCTCGACGTCACCGTCGTCAACGTGGCGGTGCCCTCGATGCGCGCCGGGCTCGAGACGTCGGCGGCGACCATCCAGTGGGTGGTCTCGGGCTATGCCCTGACCTTCGGGCTGACGCTGGTCGCGGGCGGGAGGCTCGGCGACGCCCTCGGCCGGCGCCGGATGATGGTCATCGGGCTGGTGGGCTTCATCGCGGCGAGCGCGGTGGCGGGCTTCGCCCCCACCGCCGGAACCGTCGTCGTGGCGCGCCTGGTGCAGGGCGCCTTCGCCGGGCTGCTGACGCCGCAGAGCTCCGGCCTGATCCAACAGCTCTTCCAGCGGGAGGAGCGCGGACGGGCTTTCGGCTTCTTCGGGTTCACGGTCTCGGTCGCCGCGGCCACCGGGCCGCTCATCGGCGGCGCGATCATCGGGCTCGTCGGCACCGAAAACGGCTGGCGGTGGCTCTTCCTCCTCAACGTGCCGCTCGGTCTGGTCGCCCTGGCTCTGGTGTGGCGGCTGGTCCCCCAGCGACCGCCGGGTGCGGACGAGCGCGACCCCAGGATCGACCTGACCGGGGCGCTGCTGCTGGGAGCTCTCGTGCTGTCGGTGCTCTACCCGCTCGTGAACCTCGAGGGCGGCGCCGGCGGCAGTCTCGTCCTCGTGGCGGCCGCCCCCCTGCTGGCGTGGCTGTTCGTGCGCTGGGAGCGACGCACGGTCCGGCACCGGCGTCCCCCGCTCCTGGACGTGTCGCTGCTGTCCGGGCTGCCCGGCTACGCCAACGGACTGCTGGTCGGCACCCTTTACTTCACCGGGTTCACCGGCATCTTCCTCATGCTGTCGGTGCACCTGCAGGACGGAGTCGGCCTGAGCCCGCTGCAGACGGCACTGCTGCTCACCCCGTTCGCCGTCGGCGCGGCGGGGACCTCGCTCGTCGCCGGCCGGCTGGTGGGGCGGATCGGTCGCGCGGTCACGCTCGTGGCCCTCAGCGTGATGATGACGGGCACCGCGCTGGCGCTGCTCGCGGTCGGCAGCGACCCGGGTGACCTGTGGTGGACGCTCGCCCCCGCGATGCTCCTGGCGGGCATGGGCGGTGGCGGCGTCATCTCGCCCAACTTCACCCTCACGCTGCAGCAGGTCCCGGCCGACATGGGCGGGGCCGCGGGAGGGGCGCTGCAGACCGGGCAGCGGATCGGGTCGGCGCTCGGCGCGGCCCTGCTGATGACCGTCTACCACGCGGCCGTCGCCACCACGTCCGCCACGACGGCGGCGCGACTCGCCCTGGCCGCGGCGCTCGTGGTGCTGTCGGTCGCGCTGGCGGCCTCCATCCGGTCCTGGCGCGCGGGCGACTGAGCCGTGGCGCGGGGACTGTCAGACGATGGCGCCGGGTGAGTACGCCGCCGCGTCGGGGTGCCGCGAGACCAGGTCGGCCACCTGCCGGCAGACCGTCTGGGTCTGGGCGACCGCGGCACCCGTAAAGGTGATCGGGTCCGCGACGAGCGCGTCGATCTGGTCGCGGGTCAGCCCGAGCCGGTCGTCGGCGGCGAGCTTGTCGAGCACGTCGTTGGCGGCCTGCCCGCCACGCATCGCGAGGGCGGTGCCGACCGCCGCCTCCTTGATCGCCTCGTGGCCGGTCTCGCGGCCGACCCCGTTGCGCACCGCGGCCATGAGGACCTTGGTCGTGGCGAGGAAGGGCAGGTAGCGGTCGAGCTCGCGCTGGATGACGGCGGGGAACGCGCCGAACTCGTCGAGCACCGTCAGGAAGGTCTGGAAGAGCCCGTCGGCCGCGAAGAACGCGTCGGGCAGCGCGACCCGGCGGACGACCGAGCACGACACGTCGCCCTCGTTCCACTGGTCGCCGGCCAGCTCCCCCACCATGGAGAGGTAGCCACGGGTGATCACGGCGAGGCCGTTGACCCGCTCGCAGGAGCGGGTGTTCATCTTGTGGGGCATCGCCGAGGAGCCGACCTGGCCCTCCGCGAAGCCCTCGGTGACGAGCTCGTGGCCGGCCATCAGGCGGATCGTCGTCGCCAGGTTGGACGGTGCTGCGACCAGCTGCACGACGGCCGAGAGGACGTCGAAGTCGAGGCTGCGGGGGTAGACCTGACCGACGCTGGTGAGGACGCGCCGGAAGCCGAGGTGGTGGGCCACGCGGTCCTCGAGGTCGGCGAGCCGCTGCTCGTCCCCATCGAGCAGGTCGAGCATGTCCTGCGCCGTCCCCATCGGGCCCTTGATGCCACGCAACGGGTAGCGGGCCAGCAGCTCCTCGAGGCGGGCGACGGCGACCAGCAGCTCGTCGGCGACGGTCGCGAACCGCTTGCCCAGCGTGGTCGCCTGGGCCGCCACGTTGTGGGAGCGGCCGGCCATCACCGTGGTCTCGTGCTCGGCGGCGAGCCGCGCGAGTCGGGCCAGCGTCGCGACGGCACGGTCGCGGAGCAGCTCGAGGCTCTGGCGCACCTGCAGCTGCTCGACGTTCTCGGTCAGGTCGCGGCTGGTCATGCCCTTGTGGATGTGCTCGTGACCGGCCAGCGCCGAGAACTCCTCGATCCTCGCCTTCACGTCGTGGCGGGTGACGCGCTCCCGTGCCGCGATCCCGTCGAGGTCGACCTTGTCGACCACGGCCTCGTAGGCCTCGACGACCCCGTCGGGAACCGCGACGCCGAGGTCGCGTTGCGCTCGCAGCACCGCGACCCAGAGCCGCCGCTCGAGCACGATCTTGTGCTCCGGGGACCAGATGGCGACCAGGTCGGCACCGGCGTAGCGGTGGGCGAGCACGTTGGGGACGGTCGGTGTCACGGCGTCGGCTCCTGGACCGTCGGGCTGCTCGGCAGCCGGCGGGCGATGTCGGTGCGGTGCTGGGCGCCCTCGAAGTCTAGGGCGGCCACCCCGGCGTACGCCGTCTCACGGGCGGTCGCGACGTCGGCCCCGGTCGCGACGAC
The genomic region above belongs to Nocardioides coralli and contains:
- the purB gene encoding adenylosuccinate lyase, producing the protein MTPTVPNVLAHRYAGADLVAIWSPEHKIVLERRLWVAVLRAQRDLGVAVPDGVVEAYEAVVDKVDLDGIAARERVTRHDVKARIEEFSALAGHEHIHKGMTSRDLTENVEQLQVRQSLELLRDRAVATLARLARLAAEHETTVMAGRSHNVAAQATTLGKRFATVADELLVAVARLEELLARYPLRGIKGPMGTAQDMLDLLDGDEQRLADLEDRVAHHLGFRRVLTSVGQVYPRSLDFDVLSAVVQLVAAPSNLATTIRLMAGHELVTEGFAEGQVGSSAMPHKMNTRSCERVNGLAVITRGYLSMVGELAGDQWNEGDVSCSVVRRVALPDAFFAADGLFQTFLTVLDEFGAFPAVIQRELDRYLPFLATTKVLMAAVRNGVGRETGHEAIKEAAVGTALAMRGGQAANDVLDKLAADDRLGLTRDQIDALVADPITFTGAAVAQTQTVCRQVADLVSRHPDAAAYSPGAIV
- a CDS encoding MFS transporter, which gives rise to MAQREVVGATETHQPDPLRWRILGVTLLVGFMSLLDVTVVNVAVPSMRAGLETSAATIQWVVSGYALTFGLTLVAGGRLGDALGRRRMMVIGLVGFIAASAVAGFAPTAGTVVVARLVQGAFAGLLTPQSSGLIQQLFQREERGRAFGFFGFTVSVAAATGPLIGGAIIGLVGTENGWRWLFLLNVPLGLVALALVWRLVPQRPPGADERDPRIDLTGALLLGALVLSVLYPLVNLEGGAGGSLVLVAAAPLLAWLFVRWERRTVRHRRPPLLDVSLLSGLPGYANGLLVGTLYFTGFTGIFLMLSVHLQDGVGLSPLQTALLLTPFAVGAAGTSLVAGRLVGRIGRAVTLVALSVMMTGTALALLAVGSDPGDLWWTLAPAMLLAGMGGGGVISPNFTLTLQQVPADMGGAAGGALQTGQRIGSALGAALLMTVYHAAVATTSATTAARLALAAALVVLSVALAASIRSWRAGD